One stretch of Clostridia bacterium DNA includes these proteins:
- a CDS encoding methyl-accepting chemotaxis protein produces the protein MQKEPTKQKTKDKLKKPQNKLKSKKFWAELLDTTSIRMKLIICFLVLIIAPLVISSTINYSNTAKTIKESVSNYTIESMEMAEQYLGFIISNIDQESMKIFTDKTLQESLKILNSKETNDYDKMNARKNIEDELNNIVSNSKFIDSIYIVNDKNTTVGAPSMNLFNLDNFDEIVNSDWYKNAVEDDGKASWIGSNEDIFKSSGDRDVISQVRMLKSISFDKGSYGVLKINISVSNIYDLIKNFDIGNTGQISLATPDRKVISNVNGELKKDDDISSHEYFETIAKAKKDNGSFTFYKNDKEYMCTYFKFGQGNEWTLIGNVETDELLAPARDIRSKSITLIIICCLFGIVLAFFVSIAFTKDLITLSKIMAKAEKGDLNQSISRKRKDEVGKLANSFNNMLKSIRILIGDIANATTTVSQSASSLASTSQETAAISDQVSHAVQEIAKGASEQAMDAETGVKNMDTLAEKVNEITANAKTMSKVADDTKTLTKTGLDIIKILESKSDDTSKITKAITMDINELSRRSIEIDKIIGTINTISDQTNLLALNAAIEAAKAGESGRGFAVVASEIRKLAEQSQDSTKEIARIIKNIQQKTDDTVQTAESANEVVKAQIQAVSNATETLDKISEHMEDLVTRIEIIHSAIMSMENDKDQAVLSIQNISAVSQQTAASTQEVSASTQQQLAAIEELSNEAQKLNDAAESLKKSISKFKI, from the coding sequence AGCAGCACTATAAATTATTCAAACACCGCAAAGACCATAAAAGAATCAGTCTCTAATTACACCATAGAATCTATGGAAATGGCAGAACAATACCTAGGTTTTATTATCTCAAATATTGACCAGGAATCTATGAAAATATTTACAGACAAAACATTACAAGAAAGCCTGAAAATATTAAATTCCAAAGAAACTAACGATTACGATAAGATGAATGCAAGAAAGAATATAGAGGATGAGCTGAATAATATAGTATCAAATTCAAAGTTCATCGATAGTATTTATATTGTTAACGATAAAAATACTACAGTAGGTGCTCCAAGCATGAATCTGTTCAATCTAGATAATTTTGATGAAATAGTAAACAGTGATTGGTACAAAAATGCGGTAGAAGATGATGGAAAAGCCTCTTGGATAGGAAGCAACGAGGATATCTTTAAAAGCAGTGGTGATAGGGATGTAATAAGCCAAGTAAGGATGTTGAAATCAATATCATTCGATAAAGGAAGTTATGGTGTTCTCAAAATAAATATCTCTGTTTCAAATATTTACGACCTCATCAAAAATTTTGATATAGGAAACACCGGACAAATATCATTAGCCACCCCTGACAGAAAGGTTATATCTAACGTAAACGGTGAGTTGAAAAAAGATGACGACATATCATCACATGAATATTTTGAAACAATAGCCAAAGCTAAAAAGGATAACGGCTCTTTTACTTTTTATAAAAATGATAAAGAGTATATGTGTACATATTTTAAGTTTGGACAGGGTAATGAATGGACTCTCATTGGAAATGTTGAAACAGATGAACTGCTTGCCCCTGCTAGAGATATAAGAAGCAAATCTATCACCCTTATAATAATATGTTGTCTCTTCGGCATAGTGTTGGCGTTTTTTGTATCTATTGCATTCACAAAAGACCTTATTACACTATCTAAAATTATGGCTAAAGCTGAAAAAGGCGATCTAAACCAGAGCATATCAAGAAAGAGAAAAGATGAAGTAGGTAAGCTGGCAAACAGCTTCAACAATATGCTCAAAAGCATAAGGATTTTGATAGGTGATATTGCAAATGCAACCACAACTGTATCTCAATCTGCATCATCCTTAGCATCTACTTCTCAGGAAACAGCAGCTATCTCTGATCAGGTTTCGCATGCTGTTCAAGAAATAGCAAAAGGTGCTTCAGAACAAGCAATGGATGCTGAAACCGGCGTCAAAAATATGGACACCCTAGCTGAAAAAGTAAATGAAATAACTGCAAATGCAAAAACCATGAGTAAGGTTGCCGATGATACAAAGACTCTTACAAAAACAGGTCTTGATATAATTAAAATACTCGAATCAAAATCTGACGATACATCAAAAATAACTAAAGCCATTACAATGGATATAAATGAATTGAGCAGACGTTCTATTGAAATAGACAAAATAATAGGAACCATAAATACCATATCTGATCAGACCAATCTGCTGGCCTTGAATGCCGCAATTGAAGCTGCAAAAGCAGGGGAATCTGGTAGAGGGTTTGCTGTTGTAGCTTCAGAGATAAGGAAATTAGCAGAGCAATCACAAGACTCAACTAAAGAGATAGCAAGGATAATAAAGAACATACAACAAAAAACAGATGATACTGTGCAAACAGCTGAATCGGCTAATGAAGTAGTAAAAGCTCAAATTCAAGCAGTCTCAAACGCAACTGAAACATTGGATAAAATTTCTGAACATATGGAAGATCTGGTAACAAGAATTGAAATTATACATTCCGCTATAATGAGTATGGAAAATGATAAGGACCAAGCTGTATTGTCTATACAAAATATTTCTGCTGTATCACAGCAGACTGCTGCTTCAACCCAAGAAGTATCTGCTTCAACCCAGCAGCAACTAGCTGCTATCGAAGAATTATCAAATGAAGCCCAAAAACTGAACGATGCAGCCGAATCGTTAAAAAAATCAATAAGCAAATTCAAGATATAA